One stretch of Candidatus Bathyarchaeia archaeon DNA includes these proteins:
- a CDS encoding PQQ-binding-like beta-propeller repeat protein — MSIIQYFTNRKTQQRQLSKAFCLLLLIALAMPLLTLPTSNAQVQKQTYAYIGALPNPAGVGQEILLHVGITDASNWQQGPWTGLTVDVTRPDGTKETLGPLTTDLTGGTGTVYMADQVGIYTFQTHSPDQGPLTATISGTGAAGTLLLASSSEPLSVVVQETMPPSYPGFSLPTEYWTRPIDSQIREWASIAGSWVASPDNLYAPYNDGPESAHVLWTKPLEMGGLVGGDLDGHSMEMGDAYEGKFLSSVIINGILYYNTINTQGRGSVAIENQEVCAVDLHTGEELWCKPLLDANGVVQSLSFGQTFYWDGFNGHGVFTYLWTTSGTTWNAYDAFTGDWSYTVTDVPSGSNVYGPHGEIYRYTLNTDAGWMTLWNSSKTVNPQDTGSSQDGSWGRYLNTAQYPRVFPASRGIQWNITIPTGLTGSVVATYYDDKVVGAQITSSSVRMWGLSLKQGQEGTLLFDNTWAAPADWVSGNQTVQWMTASAEDNVGVLFSKETCQNYGFSLTTGEYMWGPTESQYYLDALDDTKAGARVIAYGKLYSASVSGIVYCYDVQTGDRLWKYEANDTYTEILWANTWWLRPLFVTDGKLYVGHYEHSAIDPRPRGAPFICLDAETGEEIWKVDGMFRQTRWGGRAIIGDSIIATMDTYDQRIYAIGKGPSATTVEAPLTGIAAGNSLVMRGTVTDISPGTQEYALTARFPNGVPAVSDESMSDWMLYVYKQFPKPDVTGVSVYLTALDPNGNTQEIGTVTTDELGNFAVPWTPPVSGFYTVTATFEGSNAYYGSEAGTSFVVSETSAAVPAVVAPTIPTVSTPTPLQSVSPSPSEAPPPPTSAMPTTTYIAIGAAVIVIIAVAAVLVLRRRK, encoded by the coding sequence ATGTCTATAATACAATATTTTACAAATCGGAAGACTCAACAACGGCAACTCTCCAAAGCTTTCTGTCTACTCCTATTGATAGCTCTTGCAATGCCTCTGCTTACCCTTCCAACCTCTAATGCTCAAGTTCAGAAGCAAACTTACGCTTACATCGGGGCTTTGCCTAACCCTGCTGGTGTTGGACAAGAAATCCTGTTGCACGTGGGAATTACAGATGCCTCAAATTGGCAACAAGGACCTTGGACAGGTCTGACCGTGGATGTCACAAGACCCGACGGCACAAAAGAGACCTTGGGTCCCCTTACTACTGACTTAACCGGCGGAACAGGCACCGTTTACATGGCCGATCAAGTTGGCATATACACCTTCCAAACTCACTCTCCTGATCAAGGGCCACTCACGGCGACCATAAGTGGAACTGGCGCAGCAGGTACATTGCTTTTAGCCAGCAGTAGCGAACCTCTTTCGGTTGTTGTTCAAGAAACAATGCCTCCGTCCTATCCTGGCTTTTCACTTCCAACAGAATACTGGACACGTCCAATTGACTCTCAAATCAGGGAATGGGCATCAATTGCAGGAAGCTGGGTCGCTTCACCTGACAACCTGTACGCACCATACAATGATGGACCTGAAAGTGCCCACGTGCTCTGGACAAAACCGCTTGAAATGGGCGGATTGGTAGGAGGTGACCTTGATGGGCACTCTATGGAGATGGGGGATGCTTACGAAGGCAAATTCCTCTCGTCCGTGATTATCAACGGAATTCTCTACTACAACACAATTAACACCCAAGGCAGAGGAAGCGTAGCTATAGAAAACCAGGAGGTCTGCGCAGTTGACCTGCACACAGGCGAAGAACTCTGGTGTAAACCCCTCTTAGACGCTAACGGCGTGGTTCAAAGCTTATCGTTTGGTCAAACCTTCTACTGGGACGGATTCAACGGGCACGGCGTTTTCACTTACCTGTGGACAACCAGCGGCACCACCTGGAACGCATATGATGCTTTCACTGGTGACTGGTCATACACTGTAACCGATGTGCCTTCAGGCAGCAACGTATACGGTCCACATGGCGAAATCTACCGATACACCCTCAACACAGATGCAGGTTGGATGACTCTTTGGAATTCAAGCAAAACCGTTAACCCCCAAGACACAGGTAGCAGCCAAGACGGCAGTTGGGGTCGATACCTAAACACTGCACAGTACCCCCGAGTGTTCCCTGCTTCCCGTGGAATCCAATGGAACATCACCATACCCACAGGGCTGACTGGTAGCGTCGTAGCGACATACTACGACGACAAAGTTGTTGGTGCACAAATAACCTCTTCCTCCGTTAGAATGTGGGGCTTAAGCCTCAAACAAGGTCAGGAAGGCACTTTGCTATTCGATAACACCTGGGCTGCTCCCGCTGATTGGGTTTCAGGCAACCAAACTGTGCAATGGATGACCGCAAGCGCGGAAGATAACGTTGGCGTTCTGTTCTCAAAGGAAACCTGCCAAAACTATGGCTTTAGCCTAACAACAGGCGAGTACATGTGGGGACCAACCGAATCCCAGTACTACTTAGATGCTTTGGACGACACTAAAGCTGGAGCCCGAGTCATCGCCTACGGAAAACTCTACTCGGCAAGCGTCAGCGGTATCGTATACTGCTATGACGTCCAAACCGGTGACCGCCTCTGGAAATATGAAGCCAACGACACATACACCGAAATCTTGTGGGCTAACACTTGGTGGCTAAGACCTCTGTTTGTTACGGACGGAAAACTCTACGTCGGTCACTACGAACATTCAGCTATTGACCCCCGACCAAGAGGTGCACCCTTCATTTGTCTGGATGCTGAAACTGGCGAAGAAATCTGGAAAGTAGATGGCATGTTCCGACAAACCCGCTGGGGTGGACGTGCTATCATCGGCGACAGCATAATCGCAACAATGGACACCTACGACCAGCGTATTTATGCCATAGGCAAAGGACCCAGCGCGACAACCGTGGAGGCGCCCCTGACTGGCATAGCCGCAGGCAACAGCTTAGTAATGCGTGGCACCGTGACTGACATCTCCCCAGGCACCCAAGAATACGCCCTAACCGCCCGCTTCCCCAACGGTGTACCCGCTGTATCGGATGAAAGTATGAGTGACTGGATGCTCTACGTCTACAAACAATTTCCAAAGCCAGATGTGACAGGCGTATCAGTGTATCTGACTGCTCTTGACCCCAACGGCAACACCCAAGAAATCGGAACAGTAACCACGGATGAACTGGGCAACTTTGCAGTTCCATGGACGCCACCAGTATCTGGCTTTTACACGGTCACTGCAACTTTCGAAGGCTCCAACGCCTACTACGGCAGCGAGGCAGGAACCTCCTTTGTAGTCTCAGAAACATCCGCAGCGGTACCTGCAGTAGTAGCTCCAACAATCCCAACGGTCTCCACTCCAACACCCCTGCAGTCAGTTTCACCTTCCCCCAGCGAAGCACCCCCGCCACCAACCAGCGCTATGCCGACCACAACCTACATCGCGATAGGTGCAGCCGTAATAGTCATAATTGCAGTTGCAGCTGTTCTTGTGTTGAGAAGACGAAAATAA
- a CDS encoding TrmB family transcriptional regulator: MFQEGIVQTLADLGLTVLQARVYIALTKTGTSTGRATAKMAKVASQDVYRVLSELQEKGFVEKIIAKPNRYKPIPIEEGLSMLLERRDQQTMALERECEEISRAIKGMAGKKEVRGEIGDFILIPQKEPIEKNFVKMWQTSKVSVDMINYFQEGIVGHERKFELEVEALDRGVKIRDILYRSEVPYRLPASVLALQKRKPQFSLRFTQRSPPAIVVIKDNREVFISTMTRVHTLAQPYLWSNNLNLVRLTKQWYNMMWEKATELFESVSQSTTILL, translated from the coding sequence TTGTTTCAAGAAGGGATAGTGCAAACACTTGCAGATTTGGGTCTCACGGTACTGCAGGCAAGAGTCTACATCGCTCTTACAAAAACAGGAACCTCAACGGGAAGAGCAACCGCAAAAATGGCTAAAGTAGCCTCACAAGACGTTTACCGTGTGTTGTCAGAGCTTCAAGAAAAAGGATTTGTGGAAAAAATAATCGCCAAACCCAACAGGTATAAACCCATACCCATTGAAGAAGGGCTCTCGATGCTGCTTGAACGCAGAGACCAACAGACTATGGCGTTGGAGAGGGAATGCGAGGAAATATCAAGAGCTATCAAAGGTATGGCTGGAAAAAAGGAGGTACGAGGCGAAATTGGCGACTTCATTTTGATTCCCCAGAAAGAGCCGATTGAGAAAAACTTTGTTAAAATGTGGCAGACGAGCAAAGTAAGTGTTGACATGATTAATTATTTCCAAGAAGGAATTGTGGGGCATGAAAGAAAGTTTGAGTTAGAGGTTGAAGCCTTAGACAGAGGAGTAAAAATTAGGGACATACTTTACAGGTCAGAGGTGCCGTATCGGTTGCCAGCGTCTGTTTTGGCGTTACAGAAAAGAAAACCCCAGTTTAGCCTAAGATTTACCCAGCGCTCCCCGCCAGCCATCGTAGTTATAAAAGATAACAGAGAAGTGTTCATTTCAACCATGACCAGAGTGCACACATTAGCGCAGCCTTATCTTTGGTCAAACAACCTCAATCTTGTGCGACTAACAAAGCAGTGGTATAATATGATGTGGGAAAAAGCAACGGAACTTTTTGAAAGTGTCAGTCAATCAACAACCATCTTGCTTTAG